The following proteins are encoded in a genomic region of Mycobacteriales bacterium:
- a CDS encoding NAD(P)-binding domain-containing protein has translation MTPPAPAPVPVVPVAVIGAGPAGLATAAALQRRGIDAVVLERTAVGASWRGAYDSLELNTERALSALPGLPLPDDDGPWVTRDRFVDYLDAYAERFGLDVRAADVTRLDRVEGGWALVGAGLVARQVVVATGAQRVPRLPDWGATSLPVVHSGAYRRATDHAGQVVLVVGGGNSGCEIAHDLAGGPARHVLLAVREPAALLPKQLGPVSLQRAAFAVLPLPSVVADAAVRGLLATRLSDRRRGLRTPAHVISKARAGHVTAVDTGLRADVHRGRVTVVPAVESLVGRTVRLADGSALTPDLILAATGWTPGLEPLVGHLRTAHRMSLLDRTGRPTARAADEALPGLRFVGFAPTLTGFLREGAFEAELAAQAIAGAGLVERTLTAVRRRLPLPA, from the coding sequence GTGACCCCGCCTGCGCCGGCTCCTGTGCCGGTCGTCCCGGTCGCTGTTATCGGTGCCGGGCCCGCCGGCCTCGCGACCGCCGCGGCCCTGCAGCGTCGCGGGATCGACGCGGTGGTGCTGGAGCGCACCGCGGTCGGCGCGAGCTGGCGCGGCGCCTACGACAGCCTCGAGCTCAACACCGAGCGCGCCCTGTCGGCCCTGCCCGGCCTGCCGCTGCCCGACGACGACGGCCCGTGGGTGACCCGCGACCGCTTCGTCGACTACCTCGACGCCTACGCCGAGCGCTTCGGGCTCGACGTCCGCGCAGCCGACGTCACCCGCCTCGACCGGGTCGAGGGCGGGTGGGCGCTGGTCGGTGCCGGGCTGGTGGCCCGGCAGGTCGTCGTCGCGACCGGTGCCCAGCGGGTGCCGCGCCTGCCCGACTGGGGCGCGACGTCGCTGCCGGTCGTGCACAGCGGTGCCTACCGCCGCGCCACCGACCACGCCGGTCAGGTCGTGCTCGTCGTCGGGGGCGGCAACAGCGGCTGCGAGATCGCCCACGACCTCGCGGGTGGACCTGCGCGCCACGTCCTGCTGGCCGTGCGCGAACCGGCCGCCCTGCTGCCCAAGCAGCTCGGGCCGGTGTCGCTGCAGCGGGCCGCCTTCGCCGTGCTGCCGCTGCCGTCGGTGGTCGCCGACGCCGCGGTCCGTGGACTGCTCGCCACCCGGCTGTCGGACCGGCGGCGCGGCTTGCGGACCCCTGCCCACGTGATCTCGAAGGCTCGGGCCGGTCACGTCACGGCCGTCGACACCGGCCTGCGCGCCGACGTGCACCGCGGTCGGGTGACCGTCGTGCCCGCCGTCGAGTCGCTCGTCGGCCGCACCGTGCGGCTCGCCGACGGCAGCGCCCTCACCCCCGACCTGATCCTCGCCGCCACCGGCTGGACGCCCGGGCTCGAGCCGCTCGTCGGCCACCTGCGCACCGCCCACCGGATGTCGCTGCTCGACCGCACCGGCCGGCCCACCGCCAGGGCCGCTGACGAGGCCCTGCCGGGGCTGCGCTTCGTGGGCTTCGCCCCGACGCTGACCGGCTTCCTGCGCGAGGGCGCCTTCGAGGCCGAGCTGGCCGCCCAGGCCATCGCCGGGGCGGGCCTCGTCGAGCGGACCCTCACCGCCGTACGCCGCCGTCTCCCCCTCCCCGCCTGA
- a CDS encoding SDR family NAD(P)-dependent oxidoreductase, with amino-acid sequence MTDQRWTPRSLAQQTGRTFVVTGANSGIGLETARELVVRGAHVVLACRDVAKAEAARRTLGGNGSTSTAQLDLTDLDSVSSFAKRLADDHPVVNGLVCNAGVMGGALALTAQGHERQMGTNHLAHTALVSALWPQLVQSAGRVVMVSSIAARGGNLSAVSTVDDLVAPQPYVPGQVYARTKQANLLFAQELHRRAAAAGVPVSSVACHPGVSSTNLFARQQTDSGRGWLAPLVKPLSSVVMQSARAGAEPTLRALDHTTPSGAFVGPRRLGQWRGPAELLDVYSTGSDPAVAARLWELTEEVLGAPILP; translated from the coding sequence ATGACCGACCAGCGCTGGACCCCCCGCTCGCTCGCCCAGCAGACCGGCCGCACCTTCGTGGTGACCGGCGCCAACAGCGGCATCGGGCTCGAGACCGCCCGCGAGCTCGTCGTGCGCGGCGCCCACGTCGTCCTGGCCTGCCGCGACGTCGCCAAGGCCGAGGCCGCCCGCCGCACCCTCGGCGGCAACGGCAGCACCTCGACCGCGCAGCTGGACCTCACCGACCTCGACAGCGTCTCCTCCTTCGCCAAGCGGCTCGCCGACGACCACCCGGTCGTCAACGGTCTGGTCTGCAACGCCGGCGTCATGGGCGGCGCGCTCGCGCTGACCGCGCAGGGCCACGAGCGGCAGATGGGCACCAACCACCTCGCCCACACCGCCCTGGTCAGCGCCCTGTGGCCGCAGCTGGTGCAGTCCGCCGGCCGGGTCGTGATGGTCAGCAGCATCGCCGCCCGCGGCGGCAACCTGTCGGCGGTCAGCACCGTCGACGACCTCGTCGCGCCGCAGCCCTACGTCCCCGGCCAGGTCTACGCCCGCACCAAGCAGGCCAACCTGCTCTTCGCCCAGGAGCTGCACCGCCGGGCCGCCGCCGCGGGCGTGCCGGTCTCCTCGGTCGCCTGCCACCCGGGGGTCAGCTCGACCAACCTCTTCGCCCGCCAGCAGACCGACTCCGGCCGCGGCTGGCTCGCCCCGCTGGTCAAGCCGCTGTCGTCGGTCGTCATGCAGTCGGCCCGCGCCGGCGCCGAGCCGACCCTGCGGGCTCTGGACCACACGACCCCGAGCGGGGCCTTCGTCGGCCCTCGCCGGCTGGGGCAGTGGCGCGGTCCGGCGGAGCTGCTCGACGTCTACTCCACCGGGTCCGACCCGGCCGTCGCGGCCCGGCTGTGGGAGCTGACCGAGGAGGTCCTCGGCGCCCCGATCCTGCCGTGA